One Phoenix dactylifera cultivar Barhee BC4 chromosome 14, palm_55x_up_171113_PBpolish2nd_filt_p, whole genome shotgun sequence DNA window includes the following coding sequences:
- the LOC103710845 gene encoding putative pentatricopeptide repeat-containing protein At3g25060, mitochondrial, whose amino-acid sequence MLSGALSRPSLKHLISTCGDPHTLAQIHALMILTGSLSHPQSPGRLIAAYARLGDIAAAQSVFKTTSFPNVSTWNALIIAQSRHNSPAEVLRLYHLMLSDGRVRPDSSTFTVALKACAQLLNLETAEEIKSHAFVSGYEHDVFVCSSLLNLYVKCGKMDEAMKLFDEMPKRDIVSWTTMITGFVNVGRPLKAIGVYRKMQAESMEGDEIVMVGLIQACVAVGDVRMGRSIHGHMVRCCMKMDVVMETSLVNMYAKNGSLELAHLIFEQMPCKNVVSWSALISGYAQNGLASDALQMLVKMQECGLQPDSVALVSALLACSQIGFLKLGKTIHGYIEKRLEFDRILGTAVIDMYSKCGCLSSAHSLFSRVRLRDSISWNAMIASYGAHGRGKEALSIFLQMSETGLEPDHATFASLLSAFSHSGLVEEGRYWFDLMLQKFGIEPAEKHYACMVDLLARAGHVEEAHELIKSMVIKPGIAVWVALLSGCHKHKKLELGEYVAGKVLELNPDDLGIHALVSNVYAAGKKWDKVVEERKAMKKMGMRKVPGYSLVEVNGKLHAFLVEDKTHPQYEKIMEMLERLDYEMRKLGYIPKTEFVFHDLEEDVKERILCNHSERLAIAFGLLNTSPGTRIVIIKNLRVCLDCHDATKYFSKIVNREIVVRDVKRFHHFKDGVCSCGDYW is encoded by the coding sequence ATGCTCTCAGGTGCGCTCTCTCGGCCATCCCTGAAGCACCTCATCTCGACATGCGGAGACCCGCACACTCTCGCCCAAATCCACGCCCTCATGATCCTCACCGGATCCCTCTCCCACCCCCAATCCCCTGGTCGCTTGATAGCAGCCTACGCCAGACTCGGAGACATCGCCGCCGCCCAGTCCGTGTTCAAAACCACCTCCTTTCCCAACGTCTCCACCTGGAACGCTCTTATCATCGCCCAATCCCGGCACAACTCCCCGGCCGAAGTCCTCCGCCTCTACCACCTCATGCTCTCTGATGGCCGCGTCCGGCCGGATAGCTCCACCTTCACTGTGGCCCTCAAAGCCTGTGCCCAGTTATTGAACCTCGAAACCGCCGAGGAGATTAAAAGCCATGCTTTTGTTTCAGGATATGAGCATGATGTGTTTGTTTGCTCCTCATTGTTGAATTTGTATGTGAAATGTGGGAAGATGGATGAGGCAATGAAGCTTTTTGATGAAATGCCGAAGAGGGACATCGTCTCGTGGACTACAATGATTACAGGTTTTGTGAACGTTGGAAGGCCATTAAAGGCAATTGGGGTCTATAGAAAGATGCAGGCAGAGAGTATGGAAGGGGATGAGATTGTGATGGTCGGCCTGATTCAAGCGTGTGTGGCGGTGGGAGATGTGCGGATGGGTCGTTCCATTCATGGTCACATGGTCAGATGTTGCATGAAGATGGATGTCGTTATGGAGACTAGCCTTGTCAACATGTACGCCAAGAATGGGTCCTTGGAGCTTGCACATCTCATCTTCGAGCAGATGCCCTGTAAGAATGTTGTGTCTTGGAGTGCTTTGATTTCAGGATATGCTCAAAATGGGCTTGCAAGTGATGCACTACAGATGCTGGTTAAGATGCAAGAATGTGGTCTGCAGCCCGACTCGGTTGCACTCGTGAGTGCTCTTCTGGCATGTTCACAGATTGGGTTTTTGAAATTGGGCAAGACAATACATGGGTACATTGAGAAGAGGCTTGAATTTGACAGGATTTTGGGCACCGCAGTGATTGACATGTACTCAAAGTGTGGGTGCCTCTCAAGTGCTCATTCCTTGTTTTCCAGGGTTAGGTTGAGAGACTCAATATCTTGGAATGCGATGATAGCTAGCTATGGTGCCCATGGTCGTGGTAAGGAAgccctttcaatttttcttcaaaTGAGTGAAACTGGATTGGAGCCTGACCATGCCACTTTTGCTTCACTTTTATCGGCTTTTAGTCATTCGGGTCTTGTGGAAGAAGGACGCTATTGGTTTGATCTCATGCTACAGAAGTTTGGAATTGAGCCTGCTGAGAAGCATTATGCTTGTATGGTggatcttttggctcgtgcaggtCATGTTGAAGAAGCCCATGAACTCATCAAGTCAATGGTTATCAAGCCAGGGATTGCAGTCTGGGTTGCTCTCCTCTCCGGCTGTCACAAACATAAAAAGTTGGAGCTTGGAGAATATGTGGCAGGAAAGGTTCTTGAGTTAAATCCAGATGATTTAGGGATACATGCCTTGGTTTCTAATGTTTATGCTGCAGGAAAGAAGTGGGATAAAGTAGTTGAGGAAAGAAAGGCAATGAAGAAGATGGGGATGAGGAAGGTTCCAGGCTATAGCTTGGTGGAAGTGAATGGGAAACTTCATGCATTCTTAGTGGAGGATAAGACTCATCCACAATATGAGAAGATCATGGAGATGTTGGAGAGATTGGATTATGAGATGAGGAAACTGGGTTACATTCCAAAGACAGAGTTTGTGTTCCATGACCTTGAGGAGGATGTGAAGGAGAGAATACTCTGTAACCATAGTGAGAGGCTGGCCATAGCCTTTGGGCTGTTGAACACAAGCCCGGGAACAAGGATTGTGATCATAAAGAACCTAAGGGTTTGTCTGGACTGCCATGATGCGACCAAGTACTTTTCAAAAATTGTAAACCGGGAGATTGTAGTAAGGGATGTGAAACGATTCCATCATTTTAAAGATGGAGTGTGCTCTTGTGGGGATTACTGGTAA